Within the Corvus hawaiiensis isolate bCorHaw1 chromosome 8, bCorHaw1.pri.cur, whole genome shotgun sequence genome, the region TGGCTATATTCATATTAATACAAAGATTACAAATAAAGTTCATAGTCTGGAATTTGCTTCCTCTGAGTAAGCTCATTCATAGTGACATAACTGCATGGACACAGTACAACCACAGGAGAACACTGACTGGAATAAACAAATCCAGCAGAATGTCTGCCTTGGGTCTCCCAAATCCAAACAGAGGGACAGAAGATGGAAGTGACAGGAATTCAGTATAAGATTAGATGTTCCAAGAGATTTTCCCCATTAAACAGGAATTCTATGCATATAGCTGGTCTTCTTGAGTATCAGCTCTGAGCTACAACCATTCACAAATCTTCATGTTTAATATTGTTACACCTCCTGTTATAGGTTATACAATTATGCAATACAGTAACACATTAATTAGCATAACGGCACAAAATCCAGACGTTGTACTGTGCAATTTAGAATAGTTTGGTTTCTACAAAGCTTTGTATATATGTGCCTTACTGGTTTCTCACTCAGTACTTTTCTTTGTAGCAAAGGTAACACTTGGAGATAATTTCAGGGTTACACTCACATgagattttatattaaaaaatatatgctTACGCTTACCTGTAAAGATATTGATCCCGTCTCTTTGTTTTTACTAAGAAAACTAGAAATGGACAAGTTCAAATCAATGCTGCTGTTATCAGCTGTAGAACCAGTGCCTGAATCTGCatcattttccttcaaattctcCGAATCCAGTTGCTGTAAAGTCTCAGTATTGCCTTGATTATCTGTTTTGaccttctcattttcttcagtgCTAATACTAATACTCGGGACTGGAGTGACTTCAGAGTCATCAGCTTGTTCACTGACAGCATCTTGAAGCTTATTCTTCATTATTTCATCAGAGGTAACTTCCGGATGTTCTTTGTCTGCCTGGATGTTGTTTTCCTGCATATTCTCAGGTCTGTGCTCTCCTGAATTTTGGTCCATACCAATCAGTTTATCCACCAGTTTATCAGGAATATCCTCAGGTTTGTTCTGTAATGCCTTCTGGTCTACGATGTCTTTTCCAGAGTCTTTGATCTttgtttcctctgtgctgtttaTATCACTGATACCCTCATTTTCACTTTCTGCCAGTTTTGTGTCTACTTCCATCACTTTATCTTGGCTTTCTGATAGAGTTTCTTCAGAGCTGATTATCTCATGGACCTGCTTAGCCTGACTTTCCACTGGCTTATCCTCCAGCTCAGGTATTTTATCCCCATCACTGATGGGTGTTTCAGCAACAGCACCTATCTCCTTTATGTTGTCAATTCCATGCTTTATTAGTTCCTTTTCTTCATCAGACACTTTAACTGTAGCACGAAGCAGAGTTTCTGTAGTGGTGTCTTCTACTGCCTCTTTCTGTGCCTCCCCTTTATCTTCCTTTTGCTCTGTATCTCTGTTTTCTGCAGGGaccttttcttcctcactgTCCAAGAGGTCtgttctcttctcctcttctttttcaccAGTTTCCTTAGAAATGCCTTCTTCAGTTTCTACCTTAGTTTCAGTTATAGGTACTACTTTCAGTTTATCATCTTCTATCTGTTCATTTGccacagaattttctttctctatttttaagtTAGGTTCATTCTTTATTTCCACATCAAGTTCTTTACCTCCTTCCTGGGGTTCTGTATCCTCATGCATTTTTTCCAGGCTTTCTGTATTCTTTTCTGCTGGCACCATTTTACCTTGCTCATCTTCACCAGTTGGCACAGAACCGTTCTGCACTTTCACATCGCTAACGGGAGTATCGCGTATGTTATCAGCCATTTTCCTAAGTTTAATGTCCTCAGATTCATCTCCAGTTGTTTTGTCCTCAATGGCAttactttctgttttctcagagAGAGATTCCAGGACAGAGGCATTCTGTGAAAGTTTATCCTCTTCAGAGCTGGCAATACTAAGGTCAGAGGATGCACGTTTCTCCGCAGGTAACTGctaaaaaattaaagcaagaaaaacatttaatcaTTTTGTAACTTAATCAAAGCAGTTTTATGGAAGAATACTTGAACAGAGATCAAAACTGTATTCACATGCAGTTATGTGAATTTGATAATCTCAGAGTCCTTCCCTTGGACTATCACAGAACAACTGCAGACAGGCTCTGAACAGAAAAGTTTCACTGTGATCAAGGAAAAGGGATCATGGTCATCAGCTACTCTTCAAgggtctttttcttttcacattccttttttttttaatcagttcaGATCCTcaacagccccagctgcagctggatttGAAAGACAATTTTGTGCCACCTGGGCAAGGAAGAAACTGTAGCTTTAGTTAGTGTAGCACTGATAAAATGCAATATTAAGACCTTCTTCTGCTTCACTTCGTGGTTTTTTGCTAAAAATGCCTGAAAActttttatctggttttaatCACATTGAAACCTGATTAAAATGGTGAAAACCTCCAGCAGATCTGATTAACTGGCAGTACAGAACTAGAACAGAAACAGTTACCTCATTGCAGAAACTGCCGCTGCCAGAATATGAATGAATGTTATCAGATTCCATAGAGACATCCAAAAGAATATAGTAATAAAGCATCATTTTAACCACAGTTGCCCTGGCACTCTTCAAAGTGATTGTGATATCTGTCTGTCTGCATTTACTGTTAGAACCCTGTAATTTGCAGATCAGGCTTCTGATTTGCCATGGGGAACATCCTAGGTTAGCTGTTGCAGCAAGCACAGGTTTGATCGTGCATTTCCTACCTTAAGGACTTCCCAAGCATACAGAAAACAATTCCTTTTGAGtcaaaattgcatttaaaatatttcttcatgtaATTGTTCTAGAAGTTTAATGTTGATCTCCCAGGAGTGTTTAAAACTACCCCAAGTAAATAATGTGAAGGCCTGTACCTCAAACTTTCCTACAATGCTGCTTGTGGGATACTTGATTGTGTCCCAGGGTGGACTTCACTCCAACCCTCCTGGGATCAATGGCTTAGCAGCTCCTCAGTGGAAGGAGGTGGTGGATGATCCACAGGAGGGGAGCTGGTGGGAATGCACGTTGTGAGACTGCAGGGTGGACTGGGAACACGGTAAGAAGGCATGGGGACGTGAGGAGCGTGCtgatgggagaggagggaatggAGGCACCTGCTCCTGCTCGAGCGCTTGGCttctccagcagtgcagggaacagctgctctggatGGCACAAGGGAGCACAAAGTCTGAGCACTCTGCAACCTGCACCCCATCCCTGGACATCCCACCTTTTCCTCTGAGCAACCACACTTGCGCTGTAAGATTCTTAAAGCATCTTTAGAACTACATTCATTATAAAATATGtggtttcttccttttctttgatAGCCACGCTGTAAAAATCACACACTTAGTTTACAGCATAATAGTCAAATACCTTTCTTAATCTTTTAAACACTTTATGGAATCCAAACAACATGTTTACTATTCACCCAGTCATTATGACTTAAAACCATTTATATAAAAATCAGtatgcagttttaaaaatatcacataTGCGTGTAAAAAATGAAGATGTTAGCCTTTATTAGCTATTATTTATTAGTAGTTTTAAGGAGTTCAAACACGCTAATTTTGAAATTGCTGACTACCTGTTTTGTAATAAGGTTAGAGTATGTTTATGATATTATTCCTAGAAGACTTGATGCCAAAGTTGGGCTAATACAACTGAAACAAAATTCTTGGTGGGATATTGGCAACCACAtatttaaaaaagtaaattttaaactGACCAgagaattttctgtttcttcttcttcatcctcATCTTTGCCATCTTCAACTTCTTCTGTAACTTCAGCCTTAGCTTCTGCAATCAACTCTCTTATTGGTTTATTTGAAGTAACAGTAACAAATGGATGcttgtgaaaacaaaaaaaataagtacAATATTAAGCGATGACTTCATAGTATACAGTGGGAAAATCATAACTTGAAAGAAATATAACTTCAGAGAAGTGTTACTTTGGTTCTCTCACATTTGAAGATTCACAATTAACATTAATCGCAACTGTCctaatgtgtttttttctatataagtcttaaaatcaaaacatttgtATTCAAATATACTTTATAAGTAGTCTAACAAACTTGCTAAAAATACAAATGATTCATTTATACTGACCTTTTTTACAATCCAAAGAACAGAagtagaaagatttttaaaaaggttaTTTTTCCTGGAATTAAGTTTCATTTTAGTTCCACAGTTAAATTACTTCTTGACAAGCTTTATctagaaaatattctttctagaaaaaaatgtgctttgtcTTTACAACCTTTCCTAACACAAACTAGAATTCTATCTTTTTCTTTAAGAGCAAACAGGTACCTGTTCCTCTCCTATTGCCTGAATCTTCTTTCTCTGCTTGGCCCTAGTGCTTAAATGTATTCAGCATGTGCCAGGACAGATTGTGGATAAAGCAAATGGTTGCTGACGTTAAACACAATCAAATGTACCTGGTCACATCTATTCCTGTTCAGCTGTTCTGCAGTGACAGCATTACAGAGGAGGGCTGAGCACTAAAGCTTTTAAAACACCTGTCAGCAACTGGCTACAGACGTAAACAACTCCTTCATCCCTTGTAAGTATCAAAGTATAATTACTTATGCAAAGTAATTAGTTATATTACAGCAAAATATGTTAAACTAATAACCTGATCTACACTTGGTATCATTTAATCAAATTTTACCAAATAAGGatcaattttaaaaacagattgtGTGCAAACAcctaatttgaaaatatttaagtaatTACTATAATActgctctgcttttaaaaaatacaaaatacactTGCCTTTAAACAACAGTTCTGAACAATTAACTCTTCCTACCTGTAGAAGTTGAGTTGCACTCCACCTTGCATCTACATTCTTTTCCaaacatttcttcagaaaatctttaaaatctGATGACCTACACACAACAAGCAAACAGGCAGAGGTTGTTCTTCTGTTTTAACATCAGACTAGCAtataaactgaaatattctttAATTTCATATGAACCTATACTACAACTCCAAGTCCTGCTACTGattcaggaaaacacaaagaGAGTACAGGAACACCAAGACCAATACAGCACAAACACAATCTTTAAAAGGTTTGTCCATTAACAGAAGAATTTACTTTTTGCTCTGGACTATTAATACAGCTGATCTGCTACATCACTAACTGAATCATGTGAAGATACTAAATTGACCAAATAGataatggcttttaaaaatattttcttggtataaaaatgctttattttcttttcagccatCTTTTTTAGATAGCTTTCAAGTCCGTTActacagacttttttttgtaaaaaagcTATTCCACACACATTTTAAGGCAAAACCTGTAAAATACTTCTGTATAAAAACTTCTACATAGAAGTGTGACAAAAAACCCAGAGTTCCAATTGTGTACAACATATATAGGGTATGTATGTACCTGCCTTAATGCAAAAAGCTACACCACAAAGGTCGACAGGGCTCTGCTCATCAGTTTAGCAAACAcacaactttgcatgccttgtACTCAAGTTGGGGAGGGAAAGCTGTCAATAAAATACAAACCATTTTGAAGGCTGTGCCAATGTCGGCGGATCAGATTTTGCAATTTTCAGCAGCACTCGCATGGGATTTAATTCATGATGAGGTGGCTCTATTTGAGCCATTTCTATTAAAGTAATGCCAAGAGACCAGATATCAGCCTTGTAATCGTAAGGTCTGTCTTTAGAGGTCTCACACATTACTACTTCTGGAGCCATCCTGCAAAGAGAGCAACAAAGTTCCAGattagaaaatgctttttgatCTGTTCTGAGAACAGGTCTAAACACAATCACTGAAGCATTTCCAGAAGCTCATTCTACCATCAGTATATTTACACAGTATTTTCAAGCTTGTAATATCAAATTAAAAGTAAGATACTAGTTCATACTCAAAACTCAGCAAAAGAGTGCACTTACCAATATGGTGTACCAATAAAAGAGTCTCTTCTTTGTATTGTTCTGGTGTTTTTAGCTGATACTCCAAAATCCGCTTAAAGCAAACAGTAAAATACTATTAACAGGGTGGTGGAAAACatactatatttttttttactttacagTTCTTTTAAAATGGTGTATGTTCCAGAGCAAACATTCTGCAGTATTAAAACTTCAAAGTGAGATAACATTTGTGTTCTGATAGCCAAGTGCCAAGGTTTTATAGCATTTATAATAAAAGATCTTGAATAAAACTTAATTCTacatttctaaaaaaaccccaaactaaaatGCTACTGTTGAGCTGTGTGGgacaaaagcaaaatatgtatttactgTAGGAAAAAGtgcattaaattattttaattaaaatttctttagCCGATGAAGTCTGTATTCATCAAAGATGACATCGACTATCTGATTAATTCAAAAACtcattcaatttttaattttaggacTCAGATTTTCATGAAGTTACACCTTTCCTTCATCTTACATGTTTCTTTCCACATGATTTTTCACTTTATAATAAATATCTGAAAGCTTGCATATGCACGTTTCATGTAATATCTACCCAAAAAACAACTTCATCTCTTTGCAATTACTTGTCTATAAAGCATTACATCtctcacttaaaaaaaagatgacaTTCAAATAAGTGTTACATGCTTATAACAGACAATTTTCTTAATGAAGATCTAGAGATTAGAGCAAAGGGACAAATAGCCATATGTTGCCATCTTTAATCTGTACAAAATTACTTGATGAGCTCAATACTTGAGAAGTCTAATTttgctctgtgaaaaaaaaaaaatcaggactaAAATCTATTGGTTCAAATGCAAAAACTCTGAAATTTTGAGGGACTACAggtatttaaataataaaattcatatccatataaaaataaaatgcaattaaagAAATTTACCTGCCATTCACATATCTGTAAAACAAGGAATTACCCATTTCTTTGTATAACAGAATCCAAATACAAGCAGTTTAAAAGGAGTAAAATGCTCCTTCAAAGGATGCTGTACATTTTTCAAAACTAAATCAAGTCTTTTTTTAGAAATCTTAATTAGCAGACCTGAATGCATCACCAAATGCACGTGTGGAAGAAATCTCTCTGTGGTCTGAACTGTTAAGTAGTATCTTGACAGCCTGCAAGGTGCTGTGTACCAGTTAAGCTTGACAAAACCTTAAAATAGTTCTAAGTCTGTATGAGGAGAAGCGAGGTCATGTGAGGAAATGAACTGAAACAAATTACTCTCTATGACCATGAGACTCCTCCTATCATCTGAGTTTTCTTTGATAGCAGTGCCAGGAAACTAAGACAGTGGTTctattacatttaaaaatcaggCTGCGACCCCGAGTGCATCACTAAATGCTCAGGCTTCAAAGAAAAGCTACACCAGTAAAGTTCCATGTACTCTGCAGACTAAAAGAAAGCCAGATGCAAGGACTGTGTGTACAAGCAATAATCTTGTATGAAGGGATCCGGGGAAAAGCACAAACACACTGAACTGATCAATACAGCAAAGCAGGTTCCTAAATATTCTCCGTTTCTTAATAGAGAAGGTGCACTGTACCTTGCTGAGACTGTGATCAATTCGAGTTAGGCAGGAGatatatttctgaattttgacATTCTTGCTTCCATTTAAAAGGAATGTCTGTATCAAGGCTGCAAATTTAGAGCCCCAGTTCCCTGTGGCAATATTCTGATTCTCCTTACCTTTGCCCTCTGTGCATCCAAAGAAATACAATTGATCACACACCACTCAGAGGGAAGGCTTTGAGAGCACGGGAGGGGATGTCATGGAAGTATGCCATGGGTGGAGCCACTGTAAAGGCTGACAGCTTATACACATTTTCCCCTGAAACAAAGTGGATCCAGATAATTCCTGCCCTTTCCTGGCTGAATGAAGGGATGCTATTCACCACCACCAGCCCTTTGTCAGTTCTGCATGGAGGAACGGTCAGCTGAGTAAACATGTGGATGATTGCTTAaattgagattaaaaaaaaatcagaaatcaaTAATAGTAAGCTTGTATTAATTTTGTTCCAGACTGTTCGGTCTTAATTTCAGTGCAACAATTGAAAAAGGTATGGGAAAACTAAGATGGGTAATTAAGATTATTACTTTTCTCTCAATAAAGGAAGAGACAATAGTACAAGGTACTGCTTTTTGGTGATCATGAAGAATGTTCCTTTTCCAAACAAACAACTTCAAAGGCAAGTTCTGATGTTATCACAGTAAAGTAAGTATAATCAGGAACTTTATACTAAGAAACAGTAAGACCTATGATGACTTCCTGTGCTGATTTTGAAGTATGGAAGATGTGACAAATATGGTCAGGATATTTgctcaagctttttttttttttttccccccttgatAGTATCAAACCATTTGCTTCTGAAAAACGTCTCATTGTTGACTGGTATTTCAGTAGGTAAATATTGAACTATGACAAACTACAGCCTAAGGAAAATACTATTAAAACACCATACCAAGTTCCAGGACAGAGTTTTATTTGCAACATGCTTACCTAGTTTAATGTCTCCATCTAATGTGAAAAGAATATTGCCAGCTTTTAGATCTCTGTGGATGATCTTATTCTCATGCAAGTAGTTCAGTGCTTCCAGTGTCTGCCTGCACACCACTTTGATCTGTGGCTCTGTTAATGGTCTTTCAAGCTCtacaagagagagacagaaataatcacaacatttttgcattttacgTTATGTGTTCATAGCAAATGCTATAGTAATATATGGGAAAACTAACTAATCTGACAGATTCTAAGCATCACATGTCAGAAGAAAATTCTCTCTTAGAATATTTCCTCCTTCCAATAAAGATCTCATTCCTTGAACCCAACTCCCTTCTCATTATGAATTATGTATACGTACATATCAGAACTGTGAAAAAGCTACATAGTTTAGAGACTGGTTCTTTTGTGTGGTACATAGAGATGCTAAAGACCAGGTCTTTTACTTACTGGTATTAGCATTCACCTAATTTGAGGaataagcagagaaaaatcCCTAACTTTAATGTAGATGCAATATAAAGAATTATCACAATGTAATTTGGAAGGTGGCAGTGGAAGGAGAAGAATGAGATCCTGAAAAGGGCTCATACAGATTATGTTATGACAGCAGAGAGCTCCATAAGCAGATAACAACTCTTGACTTTCACTTAAAGAATCAAGACAAAAATATGCTTGGAAAAGTAAATAGAcactttcaaaatgaaagataCAGGTGtaaatactaatttttaaacCCCAACATTCAAAACATATAGCACACCaattacataaatatttgcatatcAATACAATACACATATGAAACAAGTCTTACTTACCCAACATCACTGCATCTACTGCTCCTCCTGCACAAAATTCAATCAGGATCTgtatataaacaaaaaaaacaaaaacagaaattagaaattaaatagtTCCACTGAATGGTATCATTGATTAAGGGAGCATTATTGGGAGATCAGAGTTTCAGACTATTTGGCCtcaacaaattatttttctaaccTGCAAAATATTGGTACTGTTACCCAGCTAGAAGTAGGGCTGTGCTGCTCGagcaaattatttgaaaatgccTCGAGACCCTCAGACAAAAGTTTTAATCCAAGTATAAAATAGCATAATAAAACTTATAAAACATAATGACACAGTCAGCTTAAACCTACTCCTTGTAATGTGATTTACATAATCCTTGCAAACTCATTTCTCGGTTATTAAGCTCTACTTCTATACTATAATCTCTGACTGAAAAGTCCAAGAGCTAAATGATTTTCCAGTAGCTGATGCTATCTCCTATATTGTTTCAGATGAGATGAAAATACGGAAAAACACTCTTGAAAGCTACAGAAAATTACTAAATTCAGATGTTTACATcaattttcctgcattttcattCATACCTACAATACATCAAGGCCTTTATCCTAGAATGTAATAATACTAGAACAAGTCCATCTCCAGTTCTGAGTTtccatttgaaacaaaaatatattgcaattatttttgAGCACAAATTATGCTGATATGAAGGACAGAAAGAATATACATAAAGGAGAAAGAGGGGAGACAAAGGAAATGAGGAGAGCAAGAAAGAGGAAATGTCATCCAAGACTGATACCCCACTCTTCCTCACgtgttttttattaatttgcaCTTTAAACATTAAATTATAATCTTCTGTCTGACAGCTAAGAAGTATTTCTTGTCAGAATCTCAACAGTCAATGTTCCTGGAAATAgtatcttttgtttttttttttcctgtagagtaatttaaaaatcagagtaTAATTGCCCATAAAAGAGGAGATCTCAAAGTATACCTTGTACCACAACACTTATATATACACGCCACTTATGTCACATATACTTCAAATTATTATTGCACAATAATATTATTTTCCCCACAACAATGGTACCAACAAATGTATTATATAATGCAACTCTTTGTAAATCCTATAAACATTATTCCATTTACATGCTTCTGTGTGCCGAATAGTCAAATGTGGGAAATTGTAcataaagaatttatttctctaaAATTTGTAGTTTGGTCTGACAGAGGTCTCTTTGCTCGAGAAATCATGTTTCTAAACTTGGAAAGCAAAACTGTATTTAATGTCCAACCATCATTCTGTTTTTCCCCTGCATGAAATTCTGTTTATTTACCACATCATAATCCTCGTGGCTTTCAAGCCCCTGCATTTCACTGTAACTATGTAgctacaattttattttcaaagtatttacTTCTATCTTTATTCCGCCAGAGAAGCCTACCCACTCAGTTTCATATTGTGCTTCTATGCATACTTGCTTTCATGCTGACCTTCATGCATAGAAATTTTTTCAGTATTCCACTgttttatataatattttacTCCGCACTGAGATCACCAAGTTTTGAGCTTAGCAAAATAAATGTGCATCAGGAAACATAGTATTACACTTCCACCATTTGCTCAAAGGATAAAGTTTATTTGTAAGGCTCCCaaggaaattttcttttacttgttTTAGGTATCTTTTTGAAATataaactcttaaaaaaaaccccaaccatgTATTCTTTGTACCATTCCAAAAGCACCTATAAATATTGCACTGGATGACCTAAAAGTACAAACTGTATTGTCACAGCTAAAGCTATCCAAGCAGACACACAGGATGTAGCACAGCAGGGATGTGCAGTCCCACGTAGGCTCACTGCACATCAAGGTACAAATACCCAGGGTTTAAGTAAATTAATTATGGTTCAAGTCCTGGTAAACTGTTCTTCCTGGGAGTGCCAATAAACTCACTGGTATCTAAAGTACATACTTCACAGGCTGACCTTTTCAGcgtattatttatttttccaggtgTGGTTCTGAACCTCACTCTAAATCGTGCTAATGTAATTAAAATCTGAGTCCTGGTGTTACAAATAAGCACCAGCTGAGAACTCTCTCAATACACCAAAATGAACTGCTAATTTCCACATTTTAGATTCAAACCCATGACCAAATGACTCAGTGTAACACAATTCTACAGTGACAATTTCCTAAGTCATACTCACAATTTACAAATTAGTTTTGAAACTGAGTAGCTATCCCAACAGTGACAACCCAGAAGAAATCTGACTGACAAATGATattttgataaagaaaaaagtgcaaTTTCAGTAACCTTTTGAAATAAGCAAAAgcatttagaaaatgaaaaatacctaCCCACAGATTG harbors:
- the SLK gene encoding STE20-like serine/threonine-protein kinase isoform X1; the encoded protein is MSFFNFRKIFKLGGEKKKKQYEHVKRDLNPEEFWEIIGELGDGAFGKVFKAQNKETKVLAAAKVIDTKSEEELEDYMVEIDILASCDHPNIVKLLDAFYYENNLWILIEFCAGGAVDAVMLELERPLTEPQIKVVCRQTLEALNYLHENKIIHRDLKAGNILFTLDGDIKLADFGVSAKNTRTIQRRDSFIGTPYWMAPEVVMCETSKDRPYDYKADIWSLGITLIEMAQIEPPHHELNPMRVLLKIAKSDPPTLAQPSKWSSDFKDFLKKCLEKNVDARWSATQLLQHPFVTVTSNKPIRELIAEAKAEVTEEVEDGKDEDEEEETENSLQLPAEKRASSDLSIASSEEDKLSQNASVLESLSEKTESNAIEDKTTGDESEDIKLRKMADNIRDTPVSDVKVQNGSVPTGEDEQGKMVPAEKNTESLEKMHEDTEPQEGGKELDVEIKNEPNLKIEKENSVANEQIEDDKLKVVPITETKVETEEGISKETGEKEEEKRTDLLDSEEEKVPAENRDTEQKEDKGEAQKEAVEDTTTETLLRATVKVSDEEKELIKHGIDNIKEIGAVAETPISDGDKIPELEDKPVESQAKQVHEIISSEETLSESQDKVMEVDTKLAESENEGISDINSTEETKIKDSGKDIVDQKALQNKPEDIPDKLVDKLIGMDQNSGEHRPENMQENNIQADKEHPEVTSDEIMKNKLQDAVSEQADDSEVTPVPSISISTEENEKVKTDNQGNTETLQQLDSENLKENDADSGTGSTADNSSIDLNLSISSFLSKNKETGSISLQETRRQKKTLKKTRKFVVDGVEVSVTTSKIVTENDSKSEEMRFLRRQELRELRLLQKEEQRAQQQLSNKLLQQREQMYRRFEQEMTSKKRQYDQEIENLEKQQKQTIERLEQEHTNRLRDEAKRIKAEQEKELSKFQNVLKNKKKEVLCEVEKAPKELRKELMKRKKEELAQSQHAQEQEFVQKQQQELDASLKKIIQQQKTELATIERDCLNNKQQLMRAREAAFWELEERHLQEKHQLLKQQLKDQYFMQRHQLLKRHEKETEQMQRYNQRLIEELKNKQTQERARLPKIQRSEAKTRMAMFKKSLRINSLASPDQDREKIKQFAVQEEKRQKNERLAQHQKHENQMRDLQLQCEANIRELHQLQNEKCHLLVEHETQKLKELDEEHSQELKEWREKLRPRKKMLEEEFARKLQEQEVFFKMTGESECLNPSTQSRISKFYPIPSLHSTGS
- the SLK gene encoding STE20-like serine/threonine-protein kinase isoform X3, which encodes MSFFNFRKIFKLGGEKKKKQYEHVKRDLNPEEFWEIIGELGDGAFGKVFKAQNKETKVLAAAKVIDTKSEEELEDYMVEIDILASCDHPNIVKLLDAFYYENNLWILIEFCAGGAVDAVMLELERPLTEPQIKVVCRQTLEALNYLHENKIIHRDLKAGNILFTLDGDIKLADFGVSAKNTRTIQRRDSFIGTPYWMAPEVVMCETSKDRPYDYKADIWSLGITLIEMAQIEPPHHELNPMRVLLKIAKSDPPTLAQPSKWSSDFKDFLKKCLEKNVDARWSATQLLQHPFVTVTSNKPIRELIAEAKAEVTEEVEDGKDEDEEEETENSLQLPAEKRASSDLSIASSEEDKLSQNASVLESLSEKTESNAIEDKTTGDESEDIKLRKMADNIRDTPVSDVKVQNGSVPTGEDEQGKMVPAEKNTESLEKMHEDTEPQEGGKELDVEIKNEPNLKIEKENSVANEQIEDDKLKVVPITETKVETEEGISKETGEKEEEKRTDLLDSEEEKVPAENRDTEQKEDKGEAQKEAVEDTTTETLLRATVKVSDEEKELIKHGIDNIKEIGAVAETPISDGDKIPELEDKPVESQAKQVHEIISSEETLSESQDKVMEVDTKLAESENEGISDINSTEETKIKDSGKDIVDQKALQNKPEDIPDKLVDKLIGMDQNSGEHRPENMQENNIQADKEHPEVTSDEIMKNKLQDAVSEQADDSEVTPVPSISISTEENEKVKTDNQGNTETLQQLDSENLKENDADSGTGSTADNSSIDLNLSISSFLSKNKETGSISLQETRRQKKTLKKTRKFVVDGVEVSVTTSKIVTENDSKSEEMRFLRRQELRELRLLQKEEQRAQQQLSNKLLQQREQMYRRFEQEMTSKKRQYDQEIENLEKQQKQTIERLEQEHTNRLRDEAKRIKAEQEKELSKFQNVLKNKKKEGVAQVMIQSFQLSSCTLFNAQMQDEQEFVQKQQQELDASLKKIIQQQKTELATIERDCLNNKQQLMRAREAAFWELEERHLQEKHQLLKQQLKDQYFMQRHQLLKRHEKETEQMQRYNQRLIEELKNKQTQERARLPKIQRSEAKTRMAMFKKSLRINSLASPDQDREKIKQFAVQEEKRQKNERLAQHQKHENQMRDLQLQCEANIRELHQLQNEKCHLLVEHETQKLKELDEEHSQELKEWREKLRPRKKMLEEEFARKLQEQEVFFKMTGESECLNPSTQSRISKFYPIPSLHSTGS
- the SLK gene encoding STE20-like serine/threonine-protein kinase isoform X2, producing MSFFNFRKIFKLGGEKKKKQYEHVKRDLNPEEFWEIIGELGDGAFGKVFKAQNKETKVLAAAKVIDTKSEEELEDYMVEIDILASCDHPNIVKLLDAFYYENNLWILIEFCAGGAVDAVMLELERPLTEPQIKVVCRQTLEALNYLHENKIIHRDLKAGNILFTLDGDIKLADFGVSAKNTRTIQRRDSFIGTPYWMAPEVVMCETSKDRPYDYKADIWSLGITLIEMAQIEPPHHELNPMRVLLKIAKSDPPTLAQPSKWSSDFKDFLKKCLEKNVDARWSATQLLQHPFVTVTSNKPIRELIAEAKAEVTEEVEDGKDEDEEEETENSLLPAEKRASSDLSIASSEEDKLSQNASVLESLSEKTESNAIEDKTTGDESEDIKLRKMADNIRDTPVSDVKVQNGSVPTGEDEQGKMVPAEKNTESLEKMHEDTEPQEGGKELDVEIKNEPNLKIEKENSVANEQIEDDKLKVVPITETKVETEEGISKETGEKEEEKRTDLLDSEEEKVPAENRDTEQKEDKGEAQKEAVEDTTTETLLRATVKVSDEEKELIKHGIDNIKEIGAVAETPISDGDKIPELEDKPVESQAKQVHEIISSEETLSESQDKVMEVDTKLAESENEGISDINSTEETKIKDSGKDIVDQKALQNKPEDIPDKLVDKLIGMDQNSGEHRPENMQENNIQADKEHPEVTSDEIMKNKLQDAVSEQADDSEVTPVPSISISTEENEKVKTDNQGNTETLQQLDSENLKENDADSGTGSTADNSSIDLNLSISSFLSKNKETGSISLQETRRQKKTLKKTRKFVVDGVEVSVTTSKIVTENDSKSEEMRFLRRQELRELRLLQKEEQRAQQQLSNKLLQQREQMYRRFEQEMTSKKRQYDQEIENLEKQQKQTIERLEQEHTNRLRDEAKRIKAEQEKELSKFQNVLKNKKKEVLCEVEKAPKELRKELMKRKKEELAQSQHAQEQEFVQKQQQELDASLKKIIQQQKTELATIERDCLNNKQQLMRAREAAFWELEERHLQEKHQLLKQQLKDQYFMQRHQLLKRHEKETEQMQRYNQRLIEELKNKQTQERARLPKIQRSEAKTRMAMFKKSLRINSLASPDQDREKIKQFAVQEEKRQKNERLAQHQKHENQMRDLQLQCEANIRELHQLQNEKCHLLVEHETQKLKELDEEHSQELKEWREKLRPRKKMLEEEFARKLQEQEVFFKMTGESECLNPSTQSRISKFYPIPSLHSTGS